A DNA window from Chitinibacter fontanus contains the following coding sequences:
- a CDS encoding ATP-binding protein — protein MFQIKTLEMVHWDFWQRISVPLDAQIVTVVGPNGSGKTTLLDALRTILALKCSGRRDYKRYVRNNKENIAWLRAVVSNPRRSGGGFFPYLFFPLSSETVTLFCRIKKQGGDWVRQYAIAEGDAQLDGQTETTLQWLGVGDYRRRLEQAGLTPAIAEVLALEQGDTDKLCEYSPKALLDLVFQVFGDKEVLDHYQEAKVRLREAEGELDKMQQQLSQLGLDVERFRLRASSYLEWCSLGTDTVRLENEVIPALQVAEAQDTLRNYIVQFKQNRRNLWHKRSDLVQLDKRLAVAQLAANQTLNGEQQSKADYDAMFAKFQEVRDAARDTERVIREGEKLRELAEREHGADAIGLNDRLADLKVLETEKKLALKNARDERQQLSEAQFALQAGKAPSPEFVRQMRAALDEAGIPHQLLTEICEVKDPAWQDAVEALLAPSRHLILLQREADKQRAWEVGERLRYRHFIVSEREPAPRANLGSILEIIDFKAPVPAWLSRQLNGIQRVKSVEAGSRISSDWITKEGYYRERRGARFIGVDTREYAFGEAARHSRLNDIAVRLKALNDQILDQETDFASVQRDIQSITVQLMGMQAVLQLAARQAEFAAAAERFPAEQAEVQRLGAELAAAQASLEGSRESRSELRLAAQKIEIERDQFRRAVEELQAQITRQRNEISRQLGAIRVLKEKALPAWLLPNVLAQLKEEYRSVTEVRHIIERQQEQLTQAHWEKDETIIQRRDKLVADYDALEDESQGHRKEVERTGQLTEEARAAYINKLRATVRAYGRNIKGLGDLAGIDVELDMPHLENDDVVLAQAGLTARFNFDQKGMMGLNDGEASGGQQVMKSLILLIGLMMDENNPSGFVFIDEPFAHLDIFNIDRVGAFLKATQAQYLITTPLTHNTNVYGPSELTLTTRKKRPGETWAPLIMQTRRRTEQKMLDAGTVVTTV, from the coding sequence ATGTTCCAGATTAAAACTTTGGAAATGGTGCACTGGGATTTCTGGCAGCGTATTTCTGTGCCACTCGATGCGCAAATCGTTACTGTGGTGGGGCCGAATGGCTCGGGAAAAACCACGCTGCTCGATGCGCTGCGCACGATTCTGGCGCTCAAATGTTCGGGCCGCCGTGATTACAAACGCTATGTGCGCAATAACAAAGAAAACATAGCTTGGTTGCGTGCCGTGGTGAGTAATCCACGCCGCAGTGGCGGTGGATTTTTTCCGTATTTGTTCTTCCCGCTCTCGTCTGAAACCGTCACGCTGTTTTGCCGGATTAAAAAGCAGGGCGGTGATTGGGTGCGCCAGTACGCGATTGCCGAAGGTGATGCGCAGCTTGATGGCCAAACCGAAACGACTTTACAGTGGCTCGGCGTTGGTGATTATCGCCGCCGTCTGGAGCAAGCCGGTTTGACGCCAGCAATTGCCGAGGTATTGGCCTTGGAGCAAGGTGATACGGATAAGCTGTGCGAATACTCCCCTAAGGCATTGCTTGATTTGGTTTTCCAAGTGTTTGGGGACAAGGAAGTCTTGGATCACTACCAAGAAGCCAAAGTGCGCCTGCGTGAAGCCGAAGGCGAGCTCGACAAAATGCAGCAGCAATTGTCGCAATTGGGCTTAGATGTTGAGCGTTTCCGTTTGCGCGCCAGCTCCTATCTGGAATGGTGCTCACTTGGTACGGATACAGTTCGTCTCGAAAATGAAGTAATTCCCGCGTTGCAAGTCGCCGAGGCGCAAGACACTTTGCGCAATTACATCGTGCAATTTAAGCAAAATCGTCGCAATCTTTGGCATAAGCGTAGCGATCTGGTTCAGCTCGACAAACGTTTGGCGGTGGCGCAATTGGCGGCGAATCAAACGCTCAATGGCGAGCAGCAAAGCAAGGCCGATTACGATGCGATGTTTGCCAAGTTTCAGGAAGTACGTGATGCCGCGCGCGATACCGAACGGGTGATTCGCGAAGGCGAAAAGCTACGTGAACTCGCTGAGCGCGAGCATGGCGCGGATGCGATTGGCCTGAACGATCGCTTGGCGGATCTGAAAGTACTCGAGACCGAGAAAAAGCTCGCGCTGAAAAATGCACGCGACGAGCGCCAGCAATTGTCTGAGGCACAATTTGCGCTGCAAGCCGGTAAAGCGCCGTCGCCCGAATTTGTGCGCCAGATGCGCGCCGCGCTCGATGAGGCGGGGATTCCGCATCAGCTGTTGACCGAAATTTGTGAAGTCAAAGACCCCGCTTGGCAGGATGCGGTCGAGGCTTTGCTGGCACCATCACGTCACTTGATCTTGCTGCAACGCGAAGCGGATAAGCAACGTGCCTGGGAAGTGGGCGAGCGTTTGCGCTATCGCCACTTTATTGTGTCCGAGCGCGAGCCAGCGCCACGCGCCAATTTGGGCTCGATTCTGGAAATTATCGATTTCAAAGCCCCGGTGCCAGCATGGCTGAGCCGTCAGCTCAATGGCATTCAGCGCGTGAAATCGGTAGAAGCGGGTAGCCGCATTAGTAGTGACTGGATTACCAAAGAGGGGTATTACCGTGAACGCCGCGGTGCGCGTTTCATTGGGGTCGATACCCGTGAGTATGCTTTTGGTGAGGCCGCGCGTCATTCACGTTTGAATGATATTGCGGTGCGCTTGAAAGCCTTGAATGATCAGATTTTGGATCAGGAAACCGACTTCGCCAGCGTACAACGCGATATTCAATCGATCACCGTGCAGTTGATGGGTATGCAAGCAGTGCTGCAACTGGCTGCGCGTCAGGCCGAGTTTGCCGCTGCGGCAGAGCGCTTCCCGGCAGAGCAAGCCGAAGTGCAGCGTCTGGGGGCGGAGCTCGCTGCTGCACAAGCTTCGCTCGAAGGCTCGCGTGAAAGTCGCTCTGAGTTGCGACTGGCCGCTCAGAAAATCGAAATCGAGCGCGATCAATTCCGTCGTGCAGTGGAAGAATTGCAAGCGCAGATCACCCGCCAGCGCAACGAGATTAGTCGCCAGCTCGGCGCGATCCGCGTGCTGAAAGAAAAAGCGCTTCCAGCTTGGTTGTTGCCGAATGTATTGGCGCAACTCAAAGAAGAATATCGCAGCGTCACCGAGGTGCGTCACATCATCGAGCGCCAGCAAGAGCAGCTGACGCAGGCGCATTGGGAAAAAGACGAAACCATCATCCAGCGCCGCGATAAATTGGTTGCCGATTACGATGCGCTGGAAGATGAATCCCAAGGCCACCGTAAAGAAGTGGAGCGCACTGGTCAGTTGACCGAAGAGGCGCGTGCAGCCTACATCAATAAGCTGCGTGCGACAGTGCGTGCGTATGGCCGCAATATTAAAGGCCTTGGCGATCTGGCCGGTATCGACGTTGAGCTTGATATGCCGCATCTGGAAAACGACGACGTGGTGCTGGCGCAAGCGGGTCTGACTGCGCGTTTCAATTTTGACCAGAAAGGCATGATGGGCTTGAACGATGGTGAGGCATCGGGTGGTCAGCAGGTAATGAAGTCGCTGATTCTGTTGATTGGTTTGATGATGGATGAAAACAATCCATCGGGCTTTGTGTTTATCGACGAGCCATTTGCCCACTTGGATATTTTTAATATTGACCGAGTCGGCGCTTTCCTGAAGGCAACACAAGCGCAATACCTGATCACCACACCATTGACGCATAACACCAATGTGTATGGTCCGTCCGAGCTGACGCTAACGACGCGTAAAAAACGTCCAGGCGAAACTTGGGCGCCATTGATCATGCAAACCCGCCGCCGTACCGAGCAGAAAATGCTCGA